The following is a genomic window from Bacteroidia bacterium.
GCGTCTATGTCAACGACGCGGAAAATGGTCTTATTGCGGATATCGACGAATGGCTGGAGCATCTGGCACCGTTTCGCCCTGATTACCGCCATCACCGCACCGGCGAGACAAACGGTGATGCCCATTTGAAAAGTCTGCTTGTCCACCATGAAGTACTCGTGCCGGTGACGAACGGCAAGCTGGATCTCGGACCCTGGCAACAGATCTACTATGCGGAATTCGACGGCAAACGCAAGAAACGTGTTCTGATCAAAGTGATGGGCGAGTAAACCGTCGGTCTCCGGCGACGGCGTGCCCACGTCGGGGCCATCTTCATTCGCACCGCGCGCATGATACTATCGACACCGTGCACGATCACTTTCGGGTGATCACGATTTCTGTCCGCCGGTTCAAGCGCCGTCCCAGCTCTGTATCGTTCGGAGCTACCGGCTGCGATTTTCCCATGCCCCGGGTGGTGATACGGTCTGCGCTGACACCTTTGTCCGAAAAAAACTTTTTCACCGCCCGGGCGCGTGCATCGGACAACGCGACATTGTACTCATCGCTCCCGATGAAATCCGTATGGCCGCGAATCTCAATGTGCATTCCCTGATATCGTTTCAGCATGGCAAGAATGCGGTTCAGATCCTCGGTATACGTCATGTCGAAGGTAGCGCGATTGAAGTCGAATAAAATATTATCCAGAACAAATTTTTTATCCACTTCAAGGACGGTGTGCTCCTCCCGCAGTACGACTTCGTTCGCCATATTGCGAATTTCCAGATTGATCTTTTCCGGCGGTACTTCCTCCGGTACGCGATAGCGAACGGCGTAGAGGTTCGTGAGACTTTCGCTGAACTCATCGAGGATGGAGCTGAAATCCTCAATGATGTTGAAGCGTTTTCCTCTTGTCGCATCGGTCATCTGTCTGTATTCGTCTATCAGCGGAGGGGTGATGGCGAAGAGCTTGACGTTCTGTTTGTTCAGAAAATCAATCATCGTGCGCGTGGTAAATTCCGTTTTCCCGTCCCCCCGGTCGCCTTTCTGATGGAACATGGCGTCGGTGATGAGGATGAAGATACGTTGTGCTGAAAGGCGAAATTTAAACGACGTGGCTTCGTATAGGGCTTCGAGCGCATTTTCGTTGTCGTCGCCGCCGCCGCCCACTTTGACGCCGTCTATCCACGCGATAAAGGTATTGACGTCCTCGGTAAAGTCCTTATACCGGTCGATGCGATCGCTGAAGGAAATGAGGGCAAGACGGTAATCCACACCGCGCGACGCCAGGCGCCGTGTGAACTCAATGATATTCGCCTTGACTTCGTTCACTTCCTGCTGCATGCTTCCCGTCTGATCGATGATGAAAGCGATATCGACGGGCAGGCTGTTTTCGGCCGAGATGCGCTCCAGACTTTCGACGCGCATGGGCCTGCTGTCCTGGTAAATGATCAGATCGTTTCTGACCAGATGCGGAAAGTGGTTATTGAGAGAGTCCCTTGCGTCGAGAATGACGCTGACCTCGGGATAGCGACTGATGTCTACAGCGCGGATAGATACGTTCACTCGCTGCGGATCCGTCGTATGCGCGGAAATGATCGTCGCTTTCCGGAGGCTGTCGGCGGCGGGATTATGCGGATCCGCTGCGACTTCCTGAGGAGACGGATGCACCAGGAGGACGAATAACAGCGGCGCAAGAACGGAGGAGATGTACTGCATCATACGTGGGACAGCAAATATCCGATAACATCCACACGGGGGGGTATGTTCCGCATCCGCGGAGCAACAGCCAGAAACGATACAGGCGATGGCTCGCGCTCATCGCCTGTACGTTTCGCAATTTACAAACTGTGTATTCGCTTCATACGCGACGTCAGAACGCGAAGCCGAATCTGAGACCGGGCACGATCATTTCATCATGCTCCCATCTCTCGACGTCGCGGAACACGACGCGGGAGTATTTCACTTCCGCGCGCATCCATGCGAAGATATGCAAATACACCTCGCCCATCAGTCCACCGTTGAAGTACTGCAGTGCCACGCCATAGGTCGTCTTTCCCACATGATCATAGGAGAGACGCGCGAACAGATCGAGCGTGCTGTGATCTGCAACGGTACGAACCGAATCGAACACGAGGCCCGGATCCGAACCCGCAGGTGCGAGAGCCGGATCGCGGCGCTGTGCTTCGATCATTTTCTGATACCCGATACCTGCGGCAAGGCGAAGTCCGCGCAGAGCGAAGCCCAGATCACGCCAGTAATACGCCGTCGCGGTGTTGGCGAGGTAATAGAAACGGTTCATGTAAAACGCCTTGCTGGGGTCGTTCGGATCATAGACCGGACTTACCTCGCTGCCGTTGATGATGCGTCCTTCACCGTCCGTGATCTTCTTTCCGCCGAGCTTCGGCAGTCCGAACGAAACGAATGCGGCCGCGCCGATACCGTCGGCGTCCGAACCCGGAGCACCGGCAGTGTTTGACAATTGCTTGAAGTATTCACCAGCCGCGCCCCACGTGCCGTTGATGGTCCGGGGTTTGAAGATGGGGAATTCATCCTTGACGCTGATGTCGCCGAAACCAAACGGAATGGACGGACCGATCTTGATGCGCTCGGTGTTGGAAGGCTCGTACACGAATAAGGTGTTCCACTGCGCACCGTACAGGAACGGCAGATTCACCCAGTCGTTTCCGATTTTCAGTTCGAAGCCAGCGCGAATGCGTGAGGGCTGCAGGGCGACGCCGTCAGCGGCGCGCTCATCCGAATCGAGCGTCCACATGAAGCCGCCACCGAAGGGGATGCTAATCGTCGCTTCCGCAACATACGGTGCAGGCTTGAGAGCGCCGGTTTCGTCGAGATGCGCATACTGCTCGCGACGCACGACATAGTCGTACAGATCGGGCGTCAGCACTTCACGCAGATTGCGACGACCGATAATGCGGTAATCGTCAAAATCGGAATTATCCGTGTTGGGCATGAAGCCGGCGGAGAGGTTTTCGGGATCGTGGGCGCGTGCCTTTTCGATCACGATGCCGATCAGGTTCTCGCTGTCCTTCGGACTCTGAATGATGCGCATACGGGCCTTGCCGGTGAGCACGCGCTCGGCGATGGTCACTGCTTCGGCATCACGAAGATCGTCGCGGTTGTCGCGGACCTTGCGCATGATTTCGAGAATGGTCGGTTCATCCTGGATGATCCACTGCGGGAAGTACTTGTTGACGAGTGGATCGAGACTGGTCAGTGCGCGGAGGAGCACGCGAAGGCGGTCGTTTTCGTCCTTATAGTGATCAATGGCCATGTCGAGCAGACGCAGGTAGTTCTGCCGGTCATCTTCTCCGGGACGGTGTGAAGCCAATTCGGTGACGAGTCTGTCGCTCCAGGCCATGCGGCGAAGCATATCTTCTTCGGAATAGTTCGCACTCCGCATGAAGCGCAGTATCTGCTCAACATTCGTGAGTGCATCTCCTGTGTTCTGCGCCTGGGTGAAAGCAGGTGCGATAAGCGATGCGCAGAAGACCAGGAGCAGGAGCGGGAGAAGTCGGAGTTTCGTCTGCATGCCTTGTGTTTCCGTGCTTGAATATGAAACATTCTTCATGATACCGCCCCCTTTCAGTTAAAAATGGAAGGAAGCCCGATGCGCAAGCGGGGCGTGATCATGAAGTAGCTGGTCTCGCTTTCCCACACCTCACGTGTGCGCAGCAGGAAGGAGTACTTGGCCTCCACGCGGAGCCAGCTCGTCAGTTCGAGAAACGCGTCGGTCATCATGCGTCCGGCAAAATACTGGACGCCAAGGCCGTAGCGGTTGGACGAACTCAGGTTGATGAAGGACATACGGACGTAAACGTCGAAGTATTCGTCTTCCTTGCCGAGAGTGAACATCTTTCCGACGTCCTCCGTACGGAATTCGCGGTCGAGCTTTGTCTGACCGACATCAGCCGACGAAACGAGATGATTACGACGGATCTGCATGTATCCACCACCAATGTTCAGACGGAAAGCGACGTTGGGATTGATCGCCCTGTCCTTGAACATGATGGGATAGTACACCTGCGCGATGGTGGAGATGTGGAAGAAATCACCGAAGTAATCTTCATCATCCAATTGTGCCGGACGCTGCGTACTGGTCCGGAGGTGATCATAGGCTTCCTGTCCGTCGAAGTCATTGATGACAAACAGGCTGCCGCCCAAGGAGAACGGGAAACCGAAGGTAAAATCGAAATCCACGTTATACCCGCCAGCCGAAGAGAGAAGACCCTTTTCGAAGGCGAGAGGACCGGGGAGGTCGGGAGCGATCATATTCATCGGCAGGACCACACCCACGCTCATCTGGTTCTTATACCCGATGGAGAGCGACGAGATGCCGGTGGACCAGCGCGGAAGGCCGATTTCATCGTTGCCGATGGTGTAGCCGAGCTTCCAGTTGGGAGCCAATCCGGATCGTGCCGGTGAGCGGAGTTCGATCTTGTCAAGCGACGCATCGATGGTGACGATATCCGCAGGATACACACCGGGGTTGGCGACGACGTCGATAATCTGCGTCAGACCAGCTTCGCGCGCATCGATGACCAACTGTCCCCGCACCTCATATCGGGTGTCGCTGAGGAAGTTGTACTCGATGTCCGTCCGGTCCATGGTTCCACTTTTCTCGGTGAGCTGGATCGGGAACTTGGTTTTCACTTCGAACTGATCGGCATTGGCGCCGACGAACTGTATGTTCGTGATTTTCAGCGGACGGTTTTCCGGATTCCGGATGCGCAGCTTCCGAACATCGGGGAAGAACACCGGGATCTGCTGCTCATAGAATGGCCCGGCGGCGTCATATTGCGGGATCTGGATGGATCCCTCAAGCGTGTCGCGGGTACTCCAGAAATCGCTGAAGCGGCTGGTCGTTGTTTCCAGCTCACGCTGCGTCATGACGATAAAGGGACCGACCTTGCCGGGCATCCAATCGCCGCGTTCCGGGAGAGGAATGGAGGCCGACTGGCTGCGCTTGCTCAGAATGTCGTCATACAGATTTTCGTCCGCGAGTTGCAACACACTGATGAGATCGGAACCGGAGATGGTAAAGCCTTTCGCGATCGGTTCGGTGCTTCCACCGCCGAAGTCGCCCAGGCCGCCTTCACCGTCGGAGTCATCCGTGCCGGTTTCCTCGGGCGGGAGCATTTCCAGTTTTTCGACATACACTTCGATGATTTCGAAGGGAGCGATGCCGTACATTTCCTGCTCCTGCGGTGTGGCCTCCACATAGTAGACTTCCACCTTGCGGAGCTGGGCACTGCCTTTACCCTTGCGGCCCGCGACCTCGAAGGTGCCGTCGAGGCGGTATTCTTCCTCGAACATTCCAAGGTCGTTTGCACGGGCAAAGACCTTGTCGATGCGCTCGTAGTATTGGCGCAGGGCGTAGCCCTTCACCTGGGTATAGTCATACCCTGTCGTCGCGCTGGCGCGGCGACGGCCGGTGGTCGCACGCGGTTTGTCCTGGGCGGCCGACCGGATGATCTGGTTTTTTTCTTGTGCGTCGTTGTACTCCGTCTTCAGCTGGCCCTGTTTCTCCTTCACGGCCTGATCCGCCTGCGCGAAAATCCGTGGGGAGAAGCAAGCCAGGAGCGCCACAACGAAAAGGGCACGTACAATGAGTTTCTTGCTCATGGAATATCCTCTGCTATCGAATTGATCGTTCAGCTTCGCGAATATCGTGGTCATGCGATTCGCCGTTTACTCGGAGTACAACACAACGGTGTACTTCTCGTTGATGGTACCGTAACGGATGGTGATGGTAGCATCTGTTCCGTCGCGCTTGACCTTGCCCTTCAGGAAGAACTTGACGAGACTGCCCTGCTCCTGCCCGGTATTCGGGTTGGTACGCGGCATGACCTGAACCTCATCCAGCAGATCCTGACCGTCATCCGATTCCGCTTCGATGCGAATCTCGGACTGTTGTATGTTGCGGATATTTCCGCTCACACAGCGACCGCAGCGCGCGGCGACGAACTGGAAGACGTTGTTGATCGGATACTCGCCGCCGTTCGCGAAGGACTGCGATCCGATACGATCGATAGGAGCTGAAATGTTAAAGACGAATTCGGACGATGTGAGATTCGTGGAAGTGGAGTCCACCAGAACCTGATAAGGACGATTCCGATACTTGGACTTGACAATCATGGTCTTGCCCATCGCGTCATTCGGAACCTTGTATTTGATGATGTTGCCTGTACCGCTTTCGACTTCCTTGCCGTCAAGTTCGATTTCGTAGGTATAGCTACCGACGTCTTCGAGACCGCCGACATTGATATACATTTCGAACATCTCGCCGACAAAGGCACCCTGCGGCCGTCTGCGGCTCAGGAAGGGCTCTTTGACCACGACCTCGAAGCTGATCGGGCGGGAGACGCTCTTCGCCCCGGCATTACGCTTGTCGCGGGCTTCCACTGTCACGCGACGCGTACCAGCCTCATTAAATGTGCCGGACCATACCCACTTACCGCGCTCGGGATCGGTGTTATAGAATGGATTTGAACGGTTCAGCGGGTCCATGGCGACACCGCCGCCGACGACGGGCATGGATGAAATCTTGTCCACCGTCGTGCCACGCACCTTGATTTCATTGAAGGTGGGGAAACCGACGGCCGTCACAATTTGATCCGCCTGAATCTGGAGTTGATCGTATTCTTCCGAAACAACTTCCACGATGAACTTATCGGGACTCAGATTCTCTGATTGACGAACAAATTCCTCGATGGGTACACCTTCGAGTTCAGGATCGGAATCGAGAGCGCTGCGAATTTCCTTGCGGGAGAATTCAAGAGAACCGACCTTCACCTTCGCCGTCCCCTCATCAATATCGGGCTGCAGCGAAACACGGTCTGTTCCGGCCTGGACCCAGAGCTCGAACAGTCCGGGGCCAAGATCCGCCTTCCAGGTAAAACGATACAGACGCTCACCGGTGGAGGCATGCAGTGTGGAGTCCTGAATCTGATCGGGGTACTTGAGGGTCTGAACCTCGTTACCATCCTTGTACACTTTCACTTCCGGCGGGGTGGTGACTTCGTCGCTGTCGCCGAGGCCCTTGACGGAAATGGTAAATCTGCGCTCTTCGTTGACTTTGAGCTGGTTGTCGCCCGCAGCCGCGACAGCGGGCATGTTCTTGAGCAGCTCAAGAATGATGCGTCGGTTTTTCTCTTCCAGAGCACGCTGCTGGGCCATCAACTCGGCTTCGGCGTCATCGCGTTCCACGATGATGATCAGAAGCTCGCAGATAACCGCCAGATACAGGAAGAAATAAACCTGATATTTTTTATAGTGATCACCGGAACTTGCCATTGTTGGTCTCCTTGGGAAAAATGAATCCTCCGCCTGTTACTGGCGAAGACCTGTTTCCGTGCGAACGCTGGTCTCGAGTTCCGCTTTGAGTGCGTCGAGCTTGCGTTCGACCTCTGCGAGAGAAAGCTGCTTTCCGGGAAGCCCCTGACCCTGGCCTTCTTCTTCCTTTTCTTCCTTCTCGTACCAAGTGGTCATACCCAGCAGCAAAAGCACGGTAATTTCAACCACAATGGCGATAACGATAAGATCAGGTTGATGCGCGGTCATGAACTTCACACCACGGAGACCGATGTTGAGAATCAGGAAGGCCGTTCCGATGAAGGCGATAGCGGTGATGTTGTTTTTGTAGTCGGGAATAAAATCGTTGTGCATGTACATGCCGAAGCCCTGACGGACGCTCCGCTCTTTCTGCAACCAGTATTTCGGCTTCTTCATGAGCGAGTCACCGAATTTGCTTGAAATACCGGTGGCCTTCAGAATGGAACCCACGAAGGCATGCAAGCTGCCCCTGAACAGGAACAGACCGATGGGGGTAAAAAAGAACACTACGACGAAAAATGAAATCGTAATCACCGTCGACACTGCGAACAGGTTGATGATGAAGGTGGAGGTACCGATTTTGAACACATACTCGGTATTGAACAGATTTGCCACCATGCCACCTTGTGACGGGCGGATCTGCTCAAGTTCGGCGTGCGTGAGCTGGCTCAGATCTCGGTCTTTACCTTCGTCACGGAGTTTCATTTTCATTTCATCGAGCGTCATCAGGTCGGACGAAGCCTCACCGCCCGCGGCAAGGGCAGGTGCGGCAAACACCGAAAACATGGCTACCACCAGGGCGCCAAGCATCAGATGGCGAAGAAATCCACTACTCTTCATACGGATGGCCTCCTAACAAGACATTGTAAAATCGCGTGCCGCGGAGAAGCGGGTAACGATCTGTTATTGAGTTTTCATGCTGAGTATGTGATGGATGTCGGCTCCGGCTTGCTGCACTGCTCCGGGGATTCGGATCAACGTGCTGAGGGTGGACGAAAGCCACATCACATAAAGGTCGTACATTAAACATATATGTGTCAAATCCGGCAGACATCTCCGTTGCTCCTAGCGTGTCAACCGTATTGCATGCTGAAAAATAGCGCCCGCGGCACGGATGGTAACGAGCACCTGCTCGCCGCCGGCGGCAACCGCGGCACTGTTCTCGAGTTCGAACTCGAATTCGCCCTTCCGTATCATGGACACACTGGCTTCAAACCGGCGGTTACCGGATGCGGTAATTTCGACTGCGACATCCGATATTTTATCTATCGGCTGCTCGCCCATGAAACGTGGGTGCGAATACCGCGATGCCGTGAAGCGGAATGCGGCGTTGGAAGGTGCGCGCTCCGGCAGCGACGCGGCGATGCGCGTGGGAGGGACCTCCACCGGCAGTGAGATACGGGATATTCCGGATCGGTGTGTCTGCGTTGATAAATAGCGATACAGACGTCCCATATACCGGACCTCCAGCACCAATCTCTTTCCGACATACGATGTCGGAATCCGCCAGCGACCGACCGGACCGGTGCCGCTCGCTTTTATCACCGTTTCGTTTACGCCGGCTATCTCGTACAGTGACCAGGTGTAGAGCGCTTCCTGCTCAAGTCCGCGAACCTGCAAATTCACGGACATTTCCTCGCCCGCATACAGGTGCAGCGGCGGCTGCTCGAAAAGAAAGGGCTGCGTTCCGTTGAGGGTGAACTGCGTCCGGGCGATATCCTTCCCGCCTGCGCCTCTGTCAAGTCGCGCCTCGATTACCACGGTGTCGGGTAGGCTCCGGACCACACCGGACCACCGGTACTCCACCTGCCGGTCCGTCCTGGTCACTTTCGTGAGCGTCCCGCTGCCGCTGACAATCGAGACATGCGGTGCAGACCATCCGAGGTTCGCAGTGATGGTATTCTGTTCCTCGAAGCCTATTGCGGAGGAGATGGAGGTTTGTGAGGATTGAATCCGCAGCGCTTCAAGCGTTTTCGGCCGCGCGAGAGAGGTGTCTATCACCTGAATGACAACGGTGCCGGTTGCATGCTCAAGCGCTTTGACCTGAACGTGGGATATGTCCGACGTATCAAACTTGAGCCCGCGATATTCAATACTGCCGCCTTCCGCCCGCTGAATACGTCTGGCTCCGGCTTTGAGATTTACGGTGTAGGTCCCCGTCCTCGGGAATCTGCCCGTCAGCGGGAAGTACACAACCCTGTCGTACACATTGCCATACCCTGTGCGTTCTCCGATCTGCAGGAGATCCGGAGAGGTGAGCAGGCTGTCACGTACGATAGAGTGGAGAGTCATTGTTACCTGGTCGTCCGGGTCAATGTCGTGAACGAAAATCTTCGTGCTGAAGGGCGGGACCGCGGTGCTGACGATGCCGCTGCGGTCGTCGGCAGAGACATAGTAGCGCACCGTATCGTTTTCGGGTACGAGAGGCAATGGGGGAATGAACTGCGCAACAAGATGTTCGTGCCGCTGTGCATGGGTGCTTGTCGCATGATCGCGCTCGCGGGAGATAACCGCAAAGCCCACGATAGCCGTGAGGTACAGGATGAGGAAGATATCGACACGCCGACGTCTTGCCACACGTCACACCCCTCGACCCGACAGGCGGTCAGTATAAAAACGCTCGATCATGCCTCCGCCCCCGCTTGCGCATCTGCCTGGTTGAGCAAACGCCGTGTCTGTTGCGCCATCTGCTGCTGCTGCTGCAGGAGATTGTGCAGCAGCGCCTGGGTCGCCTCGGCCTGCTCGCGGAACAGGGCGTTGGTTTGATCCATTCGGTCCAGATACTTTCTGGCGTTATCGCTGTTTATTCTCGAATAATTCTCTGTCAGCTTCGTCAGCAAGACATCCTGCCGGATGTCTGTTTGCGAGATGAGACGAAACAGATCGGAAACCGCGGTCGTCATTTCACGAATGGAGCTGTTAATCGAGGAGATCAGTGTGTCAGACAACCCTGTCGGGGTGACGGCGGTGCCGGGCTCGTCGTTCCTGCTGAACGCGGTGACCGTCGCAAGCAACAGCAGAAACAGCGCTTCGATCGCCAATCCCCCGAGCGCGAAGAGAAGATCATACCCGCTCAGATACAGCCCCACGCCAACGAGCACGAGCATGGCGCCGAAATACACCAACCCCTGAATGGTGTTGTAGTAGTACGTACTCACGATTTCTTCAAAAAACACACGTGTCCCGAGCTTCATGCCGAGACTGCTCTCAAATCGCATTCTTCTGCCGTCCCCGAGCTGTATATTCGTTGCGCTACGGCAGACCTTCCAACATTCGAAGAGTGTCCGGATTTCCGAGAAATTCTTCACCCGGCGATCATGAAAAAACTCATGAAGGAGCCGACGTCCTTCGATGCTTTCCAGATCCTTGATTGTTTCCGAGGTGTTGAACACGAAGTATTTTTCCGAGTGAGATTGTCGAAATGGCCAAAGCGTGTGGAATTATTCACAAATCATGCCAAACACACTTTTCTGCCGCATTGCCCCAGTTCCATGCAAATTTTGCGTATTACAAGCCTGATACGTGAATATATTTCACGTCTCGTGAGCAGTATTCACAGTATTTACCTGGGTTGTGAAATTTGAACCGGGATGCCGTTCCGACATTCTTCTCGCCGGCCCGGGGCACGAACGCCATGAGAAGAACCAGCATCATCGGTATGCAGAGAGACTACTCTCCGGCAATATGCCTCGTACAGCGACGTGTACGACGAGTCGTACATCGCCCGCAGCAGTGACAGGAACGGGAGTCGCGTAACAGGGACTACACGTTTTCGCTACGTACCTTGAACCATTCGAACGTTCGCCGCAATCCCTCTTCTATCCCCACATTCGGCGACCATCCGAAACGGGATTGAATTTTCCCGTAGCTGCAGACGCTCCGGAGCTGCTCTCCCTGCTTGGCCGGTGCGTGTATCTCCCGGGCGGGCTCTCCGGCCGAGGCGTTGAGTATGTGGAACAAACGGTTCACGTCTGTCTCAACATTCGTGCACACATTGAAGACG
Proteins encoded in this region:
- a CDS encoding OmpA family protein, producing MMQYISSVLAPLLFVLLVHPSPQEVAADPHNPAADSLRKATIISAHTTDPQRVNVSIRAVDISRYPEVSVILDARDSLNNHFPHLVRNDLIIYQDSRPMRVESLERISAENSLPVDIAFIIDQTGSMQQEVNEVKANIIEFTRRLASRGVDYRLALISFSDRIDRYKDFTEDVNTFIAWIDGVKVGGGGDDNENALEALYEATSFKFRLSAQRIFILITDAMFHQKGDRGDGKTEFTTRTMIDFLNKQNVKLFAITPPLIDEYRQMTDATRGKRFNIIEDFSSILDEFSESLTNLYAVRYRVPEEVPPEKINLEIRNMANEVVLREEHTVLEVDKKFVLDNILFDFNRATFDMTYTEDLNRILAMLKRYQGMHIEIRGHTDFIGSDEYNVALSDARARAVKKFFSDKGVSADRITTRGMGKSQPVAPNDTELGRRLNRRTEIVITRK
- a CDS encoding secondary thiamine-phosphate synthase enzyme YjbQ — encoded protein: MKFHTEYHWFNTHNLREYINITSEVETALLKSGIREGMILVSAMHITAGVYVNDAENGLIADIDEWLEHLAPFRPDYRHHRTGETNGDAHLKSLLVHHEVLVPVTNGKLDLGPWQQIYYAEFDGKRKKRVLIKVMGE